The Desulfobacterales bacterium DNA segment GATCGGCTGGCACTCAGATACCGAAGATTCCGGCAATTTCACTGAATTTTTAGGTATGTGCCCCAACAAGGAAACCGGTTACGGCCAGTACAACAGCGGCAACTTTTGCAATGCTAAAATCGATGAGCTGACCATGGCGGCCCAGGTTGAAACCGATCTGGCAAAACGTACCAAGATTCTGCAGCAGATCGAACAGATTCTGTACGATGAGGCCGCATTTGTGCCGTTTCACTGGCAAAACCATTCCTATGCGGGCAAAAATAACGTCATGATCAAGCCGATCATTAATACCATGAATTTCCCGTATTTAGGGGATCTGGTCATCAAATAGGCAAAAAAACAGCCTGACATAGAAGTAGGGGCAGGTGGCGATGGTCAAATACGTCACCTGCCCTTTTTTATTTGACCTGTTGAGCGCTGCCGGCAAGCGCATTTATCCGCCTGCCGGCAGCGATATCACTATGATTTTATTCTCGTATTTTTCATGTTTTCCCTCTTGACCTGCTCCGCCTTTGGTCGTATTAAAAAGCACCGATTCAATTCAGATTTCAACAAGGGCCCGTGATGTTTGCTTTTATCATCCGACGTATCATTCAAGCCATATTTGTGATGCTGGTCATTAGCCTGTTTGGGTTTTCGATTCAGCACTCGATCGGTGACCCGGTCAGAGACCTGGTGGGCGAGCGCGTCACACCGGCCGAGCGCGAGGTCATCCGCGAACAACTGGGCTTAAACGATCCCTTTTATATCCAGTATTTCCGTTTTGTGAAAAATGCTTGCCGGGGTGATCTGGGGTTATCCTTTTTCTATAAAAAACCGGCCCTGGAGGTTATTATATCCAAGGCCCCCGCAACCATTGAACTGGTGATTGTCACGGCCCTGATCCTGATTGTGGTATCCATCCCGGCGGGCGTTTATGCCGCCATCTATCCCAAAAGCTGGTTTTCACGGATCATAATGGCCGTCAGTACCATCGGGGTTGCGGTTCCGGTGTTTCTGACCGCCATTGCCTTTATCTATTTTTTCAGCGTGGAATTGGGCTGGCTGCCATCCTACGGGCGCGGTGAAACGGTCAACATCTGGGGCTGGGAAAGCGGTTTTTTTACCTGGGATGGTCTCAAGCACTTAATCCTGCCCAGCGTATCGCTCTCATCGATCATGCTGCCGCTTTTCATTCGACTGGTGCGGGCGGAAATGATGGAAATTTTAGAGACCGAATATATTAAATTTGCCTGGGCCAAGGGCCTCCGACGCGAACGCGTCTGGTTCGTTCATGCTTTTAAAAATACTCTGCTGCCGGTAATCACCATATTTGGCGTCGAGCTCGGAATTCTGGTGGCTTTTACCATTTTGACGGAATCGGTTTTTAACTGGCATGGGATGGGATTTATGTTCATCGAAGCGGTCGAACGCTCGGATACCTCTTTACTGGTGGCCTATTTGATGGTGGTGGGTGCGATTTTCGTGGTCATCAACACCATCGTTGATATTGTGTACGGGTTTGTCAATCCCACGGTAAGAATAGCAGGCAGAAAATGAACACCTGGCGACGATTTAAGAATTCTTATCTGTTTTACAATTTCAAACAGGATCCCGTTGCGATCGGCAGCTTCTGCGTGCTGTCGGTTCTGGTCATCATCAGCATCCTGGCGCCGGTGGTGGTGCCGCACGACACCTACGATACGGCAACCATTGACATCCTGGACGCCGAGACCCCGCCGGCCTGGATGGATAACGGCAGCGAAACCTTCCTGTTGGGAACCGATATCCAGGGCCGCGACCTGCTCAGCACCATGATTTTCGGCCTGAGGACATCACTGCTTATCGGAGTGGGTGCGGTGTTATTCCAGGCCTTCCTCGGTATTGCGGTCGGTCTTCTTTCCGGCTATTTCGGGGGTAAGCTGGATGCATTTTTAATGCGCATCGCCGATATTCAATTTTCGATCCCCTATCTGATCGTGGCCATTTTTGCCAGCGCCATTTTCAAGCTGGCCTTTGGCGTCGGTCGCTGGGAAGAAATGGCACTACCCTTATTGATCATTATTATCGGAATGTCCGAGTGGCCCAAGTATGCCCGCACGGTACGGGCGTCGGTGCTGGGAGAAAAAAACAAAGAATATGTCGAGGCAGCCCGGGTGATTGGCATCAGTGGCTGGCGGATTATTTTTAGACACATATTGCCCAACACCATGACACCGGTTCTGGTGCTCTCGACCATCCAGGTGGCCAATGCCGTCATGAGTGAGGCCGCACTTTCGTTTCTGGGATTGGGCATGCCCATCACCAAGCCCTCCCTGGGGTCTTTAATCCGGTCCGGTTTTGAATACATATTCAGCGGATCCTGGTGGATTACCTTTTTCCCGGGCGTCTTGCTGGTCATTTTTCTCCTGGTTGTTTTACTGCTCGGAGACTGGCTGCGGGATGTGCTCAATCCTAAACTATATAAAGGCTAAATCCCTATGCAAATATTCATCTTTTGCCCGCTGGCTGCGTTACAAACCGCTTCAAAATGCTCACGTACTGGCATGTACGCTTCGCTTTTGAAGCACTTTGCGCCTTGCCATCGAAAAAAAACTAAGCATTTCCATAGGGATTAATCAAATTCCAAATGCTAAACACTAAATACCAAACACCAAGTTAAATGAGTCACCTACTTGAAGTTAAAGATCTGGAAGTTAAATTTGCCTTATGGTCAGGCGAATTGACCGCCATTGACGGTGTCAGCTTCACGCTCGACCGGGGTGAACGCCTGGGCATCGTGGGTGAAAGCGGAGCCGGAAAGTCGGTTACCGGCTTTGCCATCATTAATCTGATCAGCCGGCCCGGCTATATTTCCGGTGGTAAGGTTGTATTTGAAAACCAGGAACTCAACCGCCTGCCCGAGGAAGAAATGCGTGCCATTCGCGGCAACCGCATCAGCATGATATTTCAAGATCCCATGATGACGCTCAATCCGGTTCTGACCATCGCCACCCAGATGACCGAAACCGTATTGGCCCATGAGAATGTCAGCAAAGCCGATGCCCTGGACATCGCCCTGGAAAAATTAAAAAAAGTCCATATTCCATCTCCCGAAAAAAGATTAGAGCAGTATCCCCATGAGTGCTCCGGTGGTATGCGGCAGCGTATTGTCATCGCCATTGCACTGCTGACCAATCCCGGTTTGATCATCGCAGATGAACCCACCACCGCCCTGGATGTCACCATTCAGGCCGAGATCATGGATTTATTGCTGGAATTATGCGCATCTGAAAAAATGGGCTTGATCCTGATCACCCATGACCTGGGCGTCGTCTCCCAGATCACCGAAAAAATAGTGGTCATGTATGCGGGCAAAATAGTAGAGAGCGGACCCACCCAGTCGGTGGTGCAGGATCCCAAGCATCCTTATACGCAGGGTTTAATTAAGGCCTTACCCGGTATCATTCCACCGGGCTCGCGTTTAAACCAGATCCCCGGCATGATGCCGAATCTGACGGAAATACCCCAGGGCTGTGCGTTTCATCCACGCTGCATGATCAGCGACTCGATCTGCAGCGCGGAGGTGCCAACCCTGATCAGCAAGGAACAACAGGGTCGCATAGTCGCGTGCCATATGATTAAATAGCCCTTTTTTCTGGGCGAAAGGCAACCAGAAAATTTCAGTCATGGAACCGAATAACAGCCTGCTAACCGTAAAAGAACTGGTTAAACACTTTGACATTTCCGGTGGTTTACTTGACCAGCTATCATGGGAGAGCGGCCGAATGGTTCGCAAAAAAACCACCGTCAAGGCGGTTAATGCGGTCAGTTTTGCGATCAAGCAGCGGGAAACATTGGGTGTTGTGGGCGAAAGCGGCTGCGGAAAGTCCACCCTGGCCAGAGCCGTTATGGGATTGTACCCGCCCAACAGCGGCGAGATACACTATCAGGATCAACGCATAGACCACCTGAGCCCCCAGCAGATGCTGCCTTTTCGTAAAAAAATGCAAATGATATTTCAGGATCCGTATGCTTCTTTAAATCCCCGCATGACGGTCAATAAGATTCTGGCTGAACCGGTCTATTTTCACAACAGGTCCATCACATCCCAGGCAGCCCAGGACAAGGTGGCCGAGGTGATGCGCCAGGTAGGCGTGGATCCGGCCTGGGCCGGGCGTTATCCGCACGAATTTTCCGGCGGCCAGCGGCAACGCATCAGCATTGCCCGCGCCCTGATGGTTGATCCCGAATTTGTCGTTGCCGATGAGCCGGTTTCAGCCCTTGACGTTTCTATACAGGCCCAAATTTTAAACCTGATGATGCAGGCCCAGGAAAAACGGGGCCTGACCTATATGTTTATCACCCATGATCTGGCAGTGGTAAAACATATCAGCACTCGCGTGGCGGTCATGTATCTGGGCACCATATGTGAGCTGGCGCAGACTCAACAACTATACGAACGACCGCATCACCCATACACGCAGGCGCTGCTGAGTGCCATTCCAGAGCTGGGCATACAAAAACCCAAACATCTGAAACTCAAAGGCGAAGTCCCAACACCTATCCACCTGCCCTCGGGCTGCGTGTTTCACGGCCGCTGTATCTATGCCAATGAGCGCTGCAAAAAGGAAATACCCAAACTGATCCAATTGGATTCCGGCACCCAGGTGGCCTGTCACGGCGTTGAAGAAAAAAGAATATAGATAGTGGTATAGTTATGTATAAATATCGGCACCTTGTGCTGTTTATCTTTTGACATTTACTTTGGGTTCTGGTAGGTCTAATTGATTCTTGTCTGGCAAGCCATTATTTTGTTAGAGCCTATCTCAAAAATGCATCTAACCCGCCAGAGGCGGGCAGGCGCCCAATGGTCCGCCAATATTCGTGGCGGATTAAAAACCGATTCGAAATACTCGAATACTAACGTTGTATACTCCGTTGTCGAATCGGTTTGCGCCTTACCCTTGGACGTGATCTACTATTTTTGAAATAGGTTTCAGAAGCATGTTAACCAACCAACTGAAAGGGGGACACATGTTCAAAAAAATTATTTTATTATCAACCTTGGTCGTCTTTTTGTGTGCCGGTGTGGCACTGGCGGCGCCCAAATCCGGTGGCACGTTGATCTGGGGCCGCGGTGGCGACAGCGTCGGGCTGGATGCGGCCTATGAAACCGACGGCAACTCGTTTCAGGTATGTGACAACATATACGAAGCGCTGGTTTTCTATAAGGATGAGTCCACCGATCTGGAACCCGGATTGGCAAAATCCTGGGAAATCTCGCCGGATGGCCTGACTTACCGGTTCAAGCTTCGCAAGGGTGTCAAATTCCATGATGGCACGCCTTTCAATGCCGATGCGGTGGTGTTTTCCATCGGCCGCATGATGAAAGAACCCAACGTCAAATTTAACGGCAAAGGCTGGAAAATCCCTCCACAGGAGCGCACACCAGAGTACTGGGTATCCATGGAAATGGATGAAACCATCGGCTCCATTGAGGCCACCGGTGAGTATGCGGTGGTTTTTAAACTCAAAAGAGTTGAGGCACCGTTTCTGGCCAACATGGGCATGGACTTTGCCAATATCATCAGCCCAACGGCTTTTCTGAAAAACCCCAAGGA contains these protein-coding regions:
- a CDS encoding ABC transporter ATP-binding protein encodes the protein MSHLLEVKDLEVKFALWSGELTAIDGVSFTLDRGERLGIVGESGAGKSVTGFAIINLISRPGYISGGKVVFENQELNRLPEEEMRAIRGNRISMIFQDPMMTLNPVLTIATQMTETVLAHENVSKADALDIALEKLKKVHIPSPEKRLEQYPHECSGGMRQRIVIAIALLTNPGLIIADEPTTALDVTIQAEIMDLLLELCASEKMGLILITHDLGVVSQITEKIVVMYAGKIVESGPTQSVVQDPKHPYTQGLIKALPGIIPPGSRLNQIPGMMPNLTEIPQGCAFHPRCMISDSICSAEVPTLISKEQQGRIVACHMIK
- a CDS encoding ABC transporter permease is translated as MFAFIIRRIIQAIFVMLVISLFGFSIQHSIGDPVRDLVGERVTPAEREVIREQLGLNDPFYIQYFRFVKNACRGDLGLSFFYKKPALEVIISKAPATIELVIVTALILIVVSIPAGVYAAIYPKSWFSRIIMAVSTIGVAVPVFLTAIAFIYFFSVELGWLPSYGRGETVNIWGWESGFFTWDGLKHLILPSVSLSSIMLPLFIRLVRAEMMEILETEYIKFAWAKGLRRERVWFVHAFKNTLLPVITIFGVELGILVAFTILTESVFNWHGMGFMFIEAVERSDTSLLVAYLMVVGAIFVVINTIVDIVYGFVNPTVRIAGRK
- a CDS encoding ABC transporter substrate-binding protein, translated to MFKKIILLSTLVVFLCAGVALAAPKSGGTLIWGRGGDSVGLDAAYETDGNSFQVCDNIYEALVFYKDESTDLEPGLAKSWEISPDGLTYRFKLRKGVKFHDGTPFNADAVVFSIGRMMKEPNVKFNGKGWKIPPQERTPEYWVSMEMDETIGSIEATGEYAVVFKLKRVEAPFLANMGMDFANIISPTAFLKNPKEFLRNPVGTGPFVFEKWVKDDKIVLKKNENYWDKSAGPYLDKIVFRSIPENSVRFLELKAGSIHACQFPNPADIELARQDKNIKLVSQPGMNIGYLSFNHTKEPW
- a CDS encoding ATP-binding cassette domain-containing protein; translated protein: MEPNNSLLTVKELVKHFDISGGLLDQLSWESGRMVRKKTTVKAVNAVSFAIKQRETLGVVGESGCGKSTLARAVMGLYPPNSGEIHYQDQRIDHLSPQQMLPFRKKMQMIFQDPYASLNPRMTVNKILAEPVYFHNRSITSQAAQDKVAEVMRQVGVDPAWAGRYPHEFSGGQRQRISIARALMVDPEFVVADEPVSALDVSIQAQILNLMMQAQEKRGLTYMFITHDLAVVKHISTRVAVMYLGTICELAQTQQLYERPHHPYTQALLSAIPELGIQKPKHLKLKGEVPTPIHLPSGCVFHGRCIYANERCKKEIPKLIQLDSGTQVACHGVEEKRI
- a CDS encoding ABC transporter permease; its protein translation is MNTWRRFKNSYLFYNFKQDPVAIGSFCVLSVLVIISILAPVVVPHDTYDTATIDILDAETPPAWMDNGSETFLLGTDIQGRDLLSTMIFGLRTSLLIGVGAVLFQAFLGIAVGLLSGYFGGKLDAFLMRIADIQFSIPYLIVAIFASAIFKLAFGVGRWEEMALPLLIIIIGMSEWPKYARTVRASVLGEKNKEYVEAARVIGISGWRIIFRHILPNTMTPVLVLSTIQVANAVMSEAALSFLGLGMPITKPSLGSLIRSGFEYIFSGSWWITFFPGVLLVIFLLVVLLLGDWLRDVLNPKLYKG